The proteins below come from a single Leifsonia sp. 1010 genomic window:
- a CDS encoding Rv2578c family radical SAM protein: protein MRWSGQELSVDEPSALPGLARLNNLVRSVRTPDFAGITFHEVLAKSALNRIPGGGGPMPFGWTINPYRGCSHACVYCFARPTHTYLDLDSGKDFDNEIIVKVNVADVLRKELAKPSWGHHPVALGTNTDPYQRAEGRYGLMPGIIDALADSGTPFSILTKGSLLRRDLDRLVEANKRVPVDLAMSIAVYDDDLQQSVEPGTPTTKARLATVTAVREHGLDCGVFLMPIIPYLTDTRAHLDEALRQAKEAGATSVLYSALHLKPGVKEWFYLWLGREHPELLPQYRRMYGRGTYAPQEYRRWLAGRIKPLIRAHGLERGREDPMTGGVRSSALGMLRDDEGERQLVGSAVRATGSASAGSAPRSAGSAASQGEAPDAASIVSASLTGLGVQPTLF from the coding sequence ATGCGCTGGAGTGGTCAGGAGTTGTCGGTCGATGAGCCGTCCGCCCTGCCCGGGCTTGCGCGGCTGAACAATCTGGTGCGCTCCGTGCGCACCCCCGACTTCGCCGGCATCACGTTCCACGAGGTGCTGGCGAAGTCGGCGCTCAACCGCATCCCGGGTGGCGGAGGGCCGATGCCGTTCGGGTGGACGATCAATCCGTACCGGGGGTGCTCGCACGCCTGCGTGTATTGCTTCGCGCGGCCGACGCACACCTACCTCGACCTCGACTCCGGCAAAGACTTCGACAACGAGATCATCGTCAAGGTGAACGTGGCCGATGTGCTGCGCAAGGAGCTCGCCAAGCCCAGCTGGGGCCATCATCCGGTCGCACTGGGCACCAACACCGATCCGTACCAGCGGGCGGAGGGCCGGTACGGGTTGATGCCCGGAATCATCGACGCGCTGGCCGACTCGGGCACGCCGTTCAGCATCCTCACGAAGGGGTCACTGCTGCGGCGCGATCTCGACCGGCTGGTCGAGGCGAACAAGCGGGTGCCTGTTGATCTCGCCATGTCGATCGCGGTCTACGACGACGACCTGCAGCAGTCGGTCGAGCCCGGCACTCCGACGACCAAGGCTCGACTCGCGACGGTCACAGCGGTGCGCGAGCACGGCCTCGACTGCGGCGTCTTCCTGATGCCGATCATCCCGTACCTCACCGATACTCGCGCGCACCTCGACGAGGCGCTGCGGCAGGCGAAGGAGGCGGGCGCAACCTCCGTTCTCTATTCGGCGCTTCACCTGAAGCCGGGCGTCAAGGAGTGGTTCTACCTGTGGCTCGGGCGCGAGCATCCCGAGCTGCTCCCGCAGTACCGGCGCATGTACGGGCGTGGAACTTATGCGCCGCAGGAGTATCGCCGATGGCTCGCCGGGCGGATCAAGCCGCTGATCCGAGCGCATGGTCTGGAGCGCGGTCGCGAAGATCCGATGACCGGCGGTGTCCGCTCCAGTGCGCTCGGGATGCTGCGTGACGACGAGGGGGAGCGGCAGCTGGTGGGGTCTGCTGTGCGTGCCACGGGGTCCGCCTCGGCGGGATCCGCGCCGCGCTCTGCCGGATCGGCCGCGTCGCAGGGAGAGGCGCCGGACGCGGCGTCGATCGTGAGTGCATCCCTGACCGGATTGGGGGTTCAGCCGACCCTGTTCTGA
- a CDS encoding malate:quinone oxidoreductase, translating into MSNSPIDVVLIGGGIMSATLGAMIQRVQPDWSIRIYERLGEVAQESSNPWNNAGTGHAALCELNYMPEASDGTVDPAKAISINEQFQLSRQFWASLVAAGDLPEPHTFINSTPHMTFVRGRDNVRYLRKRYEALKDQPLFAGMEYSEDPAVIGEWTPLLTKKRNAKQRIAATRQTSGTDVDFGALTRALIDNLIENGAELALNHTVRSIKRTKDGLWRLNVKHEVGNTPHIATARFVFVGAGGGALHLLQKSGIPEIKGFGGFPISGQFLRTTNPKLVAQHQAKVYGKAAVGAPPMSVPHLDTRVVDGQASLLFGPYAGFSPKFLKTGSWFDLPGSVRPGNIGPMLAVARDNFDLIKYLVGELLANRAKKLKALQEFMPTAKMEDWELITAGQRVQVMKKDAKKGGVLQFGTEVVAAEDGSIAGLLGASPGASTAVPIMVDLLKHCFPDRFGDWLPTLKELIPTVGTTLNDRPDEAKRVLDTTAETLQLQQ; encoded by the coding sequence GTGAGCAATTCTCCCATCGACGTCGTCCTGATCGGCGGCGGCATCATGAGTGCGACGCTGGGGGCCATGATCCAGCGTGTCCAGCCCGACTGGAGCATCCGCATCTACGAGCGCCTGGGCGAAGTGGCCCAGGAGTCGTCGAACCCGTGGAACAACGCCGGCACCGGCCACGCCGCCCTGTGCGAGCTCAACTACATGCCCGAGGCCTCCGACGGCACCGTCGACCCCGCCAAGGCGATCAGCATCAACGAGCAGTTCCAGCTCAGCCGGCAGTTCTGGGCGAGCCTCGTGGCCGCCGGCGATCTCCCCGAGCCGCACACCTTCATCAACTCCACGCCGCACATGACCTTCGTGCGCGGCCGTGACAACGTGCGCTACCTCCGGAAGCGCTACGAGGCGCTGAAGGACCAGCCGCTGTTCGCGGGGATGGAGTACTCCGAAGACCCCGCGGTCATCGGCGAGTGGACCCCGCTGCTGACCAAGAAGCGCAACGCGAAGCAGCGCATCGCCGCGACCCGGCAGACCTCCGGCACCGACGTCGACTTCGGTGCCCTGACGCGTGCGCTCATCGACAACCTGATCGAGAACGGTGCAGAGCTCGCTCTCAATCACACCGTCCGCAGTATCAAGCGCACCAAGGACGGCCTCTGGCGGCTCAACGTCAAGCACGAGGTCGGCAACACCCCTCACATTGCGACCGCACGGTTCGTCTTCGTCGGCGCGGGCGGCGGTGCGCTGCACCTGCTGCAGAAGTCCGGCATCCCCGAGATCAAGGGCTTCGGCGGGTTCCCGATCTCGGGTCAGTTCCTGCGGACTACGAACCCGAAGCTGGTCGCGCAGCACCAGGCGAAGGTCTACGGCAAGGCCGCCGTCGGCGCCCCGCCGATGTCGGTGCCGCACCTCGACACCCGTGTCGTCGACGGCCAGGCGTCGCTGCTGTTCGGTCCTTACGCCGGATTCAGCCCGAAGTTCCTGAAGACGGGCTCGTGGTTCGACCTTCCCGGCTCCGTCCGCCCCGGCAACATCGGCCCGATGCTGGCCGTCGCCCGCGACAACTTCGACCTCATCAAGTACCTCGTCGGCGAGCTGCTCGCCAACCGCGCGAAGAAGCTGAAGGCGCTGCAGGAGTTCATGCCGACGGCGAAGATGGAGGACTGGGAGCTGATCACCGCGGGCCAGCGCGTACAGGTGATGAAGAAGGATGCCAAGAAGGGCGGGGTCCTCCAGTTCGGCACCGAGGTGGTCGCGGCGGAGGACGGCTCGATCGCCGGCCTCCTCGGAGCCTCGCCGGGCGCATCCACCGCCGTCCCGATCATGGTGGACCTGCTGAAGCACTGCTTCCCCGACCGTTTCGGCGACTGGCTTCCGACGCTGAAGGAGCTCATCCCGACGGTCGGCACGACGCTGAACGACCGCCCGGACGAGGCCAAGCGGGTGCTCGACACGACGGCGGAGACCCTGCAGCTGCAGCAATAG
- a CDS encoding ABC-F family ATP-binding cassette domain-containing protein, whose product MPTITLTPLRAEGVSVAYGDRRVLTDVSITVGPGTRLGLIGENGAGKSTLLRVLAGAEAPDAGLLTRPERTGFLWQEVQFEPGDTLAAVIEHALADVRAIERELEEAASALGSGDPASDARYDAALAAAERAEIWTVDARRDELLDGLGVGGIPLSRTLSEVSGGQRSRFALAALLLARPEALLLDEPTNHLDDEAASFLERQLRGWAGPVVFASHDRAFLDAAATSLLDLDPARSGTTVFGGGYSAYLAEKEAERARWEKQYADEQHELKELERAVDVTARSIAWSGKVRDNDKFAKAFKGNALDRQISRRIRNADGRLEELRVGQVRKPPARLEFAGIPSGFQVLGDGSGLLVQARQVRVPGRLQVDEFAVGPSSRILVTGANGAGKSTLLSVLAGRLEPTSGAVQRRRGLRVGLLEQDVRFADLALSPRRIYEATVGERRAEAVPLTSLGLVAPRDADRPVGALSIGQQRRLALALILARPPHVFLLDEPTNHLSLALATELEDALGAYPGAVVVASHDRWLRSGWKGETVHLA is encoded by the coding sequence ATGCCAACGATCACTCTCACCCCGCTTCGCGCTGAGGGCGTCTCGGTCGCCTACGGCGATCGTCGCGTGCTCACCGACGTCTCCATCACGGTCGGACCCGGCACCCGGCTCGGCCTCATCGGCGAGAACGGCGCGGGCAAATCCACTCTGCTGCGGGTCCTGGCCGGCGCCGAGGCGCCCGACGCGGGCTTGCTCACACGGCCGGAACGGACCGGCTTCCTCTGGCAGGAGGTGCAGTTCGAGCCTGGCGACACCCTCGCGGCGGTGATCGAGCACGCGCTCGCCGACGTTCGTGCGATCGAGCGTGAACTCGAGGAGGCGGCCTCTGCGCTCGGCTCCGGCGATCCGGCCTCAGACGCGCGTTATGACGCCGCCCTCGCGGCGGCCGAGCGCGCCGAGATCTGGACCGTCGATGCCCGCCGCGACGAGCTGCTCGACGGACTCGGTGTCGGCGGCATCCCGCTGTCGCGGACATTGAGCGAGGTGTCCGGCGGTCAGCGCAGCCGGTTCGCGCTCGCCGCTCTGCTCCTCGCCCGCCCGGAGGCCCTTCTGCTCGACGAGCCGACGAATCACCTGGACGACGAGGCGGCGTCCTTCCTGGAGCGACAGCTGCGGGGGTGGGCGGGACCCGTCGTGTTCGCCAGCCACGACCGCGCGTTCCTCGACGCGGCGGCCACCAGCCTGCTCGACCTCGACCCCGCGCGCTCGGGCACCACGGTGTTCGGCGGCGGATACAGCGCGTACCTGGCAGAGAAGGAGGCGGAGCGCGCGCGATGGGAGAAGCAGTACGCAGACGAGCAGCACGAGCTCAAGGAACTCGAGCGCGCCGTTGACGTGACCGCGCGATCCATCGCCTGGTCCGGAAAGGTGCGCGACAACGACAAGTTCGCCAAGGCGTTCAAGGGCAACGCCCTCGACCGGCAGATCAGCCGGCGCATCCGCAACGCGGACGGACGGCTGGAGGAACTGCGCGTCGGTCAGGTGCGCAAGCCGCCGGCTCGCCTGGAGTTCGCGGGCATCCCGTCCGGGTTCCAGGTGCTCGGCGACGGGTCGGGGCTGCTGGTCCAGGCGCGCCAGGTGCGCGTCCCGGGCCGCCTCCAGGTCGACGAGTTCGCCGTCGGGCCGTCCAGCCGCATCCTCGTCACGGGCGCGAACGGGGCGGGCAAATCGACGCTGCTGTCCGTGCTCGCCGGTCGCCTCGAACCAACGAGTGGTGCCGTTCAGCGTCGGCGCGGGCTCCGCGTCGGACTGCTGGAGCAGGATGTGCGGTTCGCCGACCTGGCGCTCTCGCCGCGCCGGATCTACGAGGCGACGGTGGGGGAGCGGAGGGCGGAGGCCGTGCCGCTCACTTCGCTCGGGCTCGTCGCCCCGCGCGACGCCGACCGGCCGGTCGGCGCGCTGTCCATCGGTCAGCAGCGCCGGCTCGCGCTGGCCCTGATCCTCGCCCGCCCGCCGCACGTGTTCCTGCTCGACGAGCCGACCAACCACCTCTCCCTGGCGCTCGCGACGGAACTGGAGGATGCGTTGGGCGCCTACCCGGGCGCGGTCGTGGTCGCGAGCCACGACCGCTGGCTCCGCTCCGGGTGGAAGGGGGAGACGGTGCACCTTGCTTAA